AATCTCGCGCGGGTACTTGTAGGGCGCCGTCGTGCGCTTGACGTGCTCCTGCAGCTCGCTCGCGAGCGCCTCCGAGCCCGTGAAGCCCGGCGCGAGCACCACGTAGGCCTTGAGGCGCTGTCCCAGGCGCTCGTCCGGCACGCCCACCACGGCCGACTCCACCACGGCCGCGTGCTCCAGCAGCGCCGACTCCACCTCGAAGGGCCCCACGCGGTAGCCGGACGTCTTGACGACGTCGTCGCGCCGGCCCACGAACCAGAAGTAGCCGTCCGCGTCCTTCACCGCCCGGTCGCCCGTCACGTACCAGTCGCCGCGAAACGCCGCCTCGTTCGCCGCGTCGTCCTCGAGGTAGCCGTCGAAGAGCCCCACGGGCCGCTCCGGCTTCACCCGCACCGCGATGTCGCCCTCCTGCCCCGAGGGCACCTCCCGGCCCGCGTCGTCGATGACCGACACGACGAAGCCCGGCGTGGGCTTGCCCATGGAGCCCGCGCGCGGCTCCAGGCAGGAGAACATGCCCACCACCACCACGGACTCCGTCTGGCCGTAGCCCTCGCGGATGGTCAGCCCCGTGGCCTGCTTCCAGGTGTCGATGACCTCGGGGTTGAGCGGCTCGCCCGCGCTCGCCACGTGCCGCAGCGCGGACAGGTCATACGCGGACAGGTCCTTCTGCACGAGCGCCCGCCACGCCGTGGGCGGCGCGCAGAACGTCGTCACCCGCTGCCGCTCGAGCATCCGCAGGAAGCGCTCGGGCTCGAAGCGGCCCCGGAAGTCGAACACCACGTTGCACGCGCCCTGGCTCCACGGGCCGAAGAGCTTGCCCCAGGCGCACTTGGCCCACCCCGTGTCCGACAACGTCAGGTGCCGGTCCTCCGGCGTCAGATCCAACCAGTAGCGGCCCGTCACCTCGTGCCCCAGGCCATAGCTGGCCTGCGTGTGCTGCACCCGCTTGGGCATGCCCGTGGTGCCCGACGTGAAGTAGAGCAGCATCGGATCATCCGCCCGCGTGCGCTCGAAGGACTCGCCGGACGCGTCCTCCGGCGCCGCCGCGGACGTGTACGCCACCCAGGGAGAGGGCGCCGGCCCCACGGACACCCAGTGCCTCACGGCGCCCGTGCCCGCGAGCCCCTCGAACCGGTCCAGGCAGCTCGCGTCCGCGATGACGCCGTGGGCCCCCGCGGCCTCCAGCCGGTAGCGCACGTCCTTGGGGGTGAGCATGGGCGTGCCCGGCATGAAGACGATGCCCGCGCGGATGCACCCGAGCACCAGGAACCACCACTCCGGCACCCGCGGCATCATCACGAAGACGCGCTCGCCCTTGCGCAGGCCCAGCTCTGTCAGGAAGCGAGCAGCGTGCAGCGAGCGCCGCCGCACCTCGCTCCAGGTAAAGCTCCGCTCCGCCCCGCCCTCGTCGCTCCATTGCAGCGCCAGCGCCTCGGGACGCTCACGGGCCCAGCGGTCCGTGACATCCGCGGCG
The window above is part of the Cystobacter ferrugineus genome. Proteins encoded here:
- a CDS encoding acyl-CoA synthetase encodes the protein MASSPPRNMTDYEATWRGFRWNRPEFFNFAADVTDRWARERPEALALQWSDEGGAERSFTWSEVRRRSLHAARFLTELGLRKGERVFVMMPRVPEWWFLVLGCIRAGIVFMPGTPMLTPKDVRYRLEAAGAHGVIADASCLDRFEGLAGTGAVRHWVSVGPAPSPWVAYTSAAAPEDASGESFERTRADDPMLLYFTSGTTGMPKRVQHTQASYGLGHEVTGRYWLDLTPEDRHLTLSDTGWAKCAWGKLFGPWSQGACNVVFDFRGRFEPERFLRMLERQRVTTFCAPPTAWRALVQKDLSAYDLSALRHVASAGEPLNPEVIDTWKQATGLTIREGYGQTESVVVVGMFSCLEPRAGSMGKPTPGFVVSVIDDAGREVPSGQEGDIAVRVKPERPVGLFDGYLEDDAANEAAFRGDWYVTGDRAVKDADGYFWFVGRRDDVVKTSGYRVGPFEVESALLEHAAVVESAVVGVPDERLGQRLKAYVVLAPGFTGSEALASELQEHVKRTTAPYKYPREIEFVTELPKTVSGKIRRNELRALALGRPPAKD